A genomic window from Clostridium aceticum includes:
- the tnpA gene encoding IS200/IS605 family transposase codes for MGQDYRRTQTTVSLINYHFVFCPRYRRKVLVGEVEIKFKQLLNEICKDIEIEILAIECDKDHCHLFVNALPHLSPADIMAKVKGVTSRLLRQEFKHLRHLPSLWTRSYFVSTAGNVSSETIKRYVEEQKTRG; via the coding sequence ATGGGACAAGATTATAGAAGAACACAAACAACAGTATCTTTAATAAACTATCATTTTGTTTTCTGTCCAAGGTACAGACGTAAAGTTCTAGTTGGAGAAGTTGAAATAAAATTTAAACAGCTTCTCAATGAGATTTGTAAAGACATTGAAATAGAAATTTTGGCAATAGAATGTGATAAAGACCACTGCCATCTTTTTGTCAATGCACTTCCTCATTTAAGTCCAGCAGACATAATGGCAAAAGTGAAAGGAGTGACTTCTCGATTATTAAGGCAGGAATTTAAACATCTGCGACATTTGCCAAGTCTTTGGACAAGAAGCTATTTTGTATCTACCGCAGGAAATGTATCAAGTGAAACTATAAAACGATATGTTGAAGAACAAAAAACAAGGGGGTGA
- a CDS encoding RNA-guided endonuclease InsQ/TnpB family protein: MQITVKFNIILTKEQVQLIESISKEYIHTVNSLVSSTLQSEERVKLSSKDVFANMPSAVKNQSIRDAKSICTKYKKAIKANSKLPTDKQKVINVATLKKPVCIWNNQNYSLKDGILSFPVIIDGKSQRIQTRTIMTDYQLKQLEGHLGALRITKKSNKYIAQISVEKVSHIVKGDVVMGVDLGLKVPAVAVTDSGKTFFFGNGRQNKYVKRKYKAKRKKLGKAKKLKVIKKLDDKEQRWMTDQDHKVSREIINFAVNNNVSDIRLEKLTNIRNTARTSRKNEKNLHTWSFYRLAQFIEYKALLKGIKVEYVDPKYTSQICPECKKLNKARDRKYKCSCGFKTHRDRVGAINIINAPVVDGKSLLA; this comes from the coding sequence ATGCAGATAACAGTAAAATTTAATATTATTTTGACAAAAGAACAAGTACAACTAATAGAATCTATATCAAAAGAATATATCCATACTGTTAATAGCCTTGTTTCATCTACGCTCCAATCAGAAGAAAGAGTAAAGCTATCATCTAAAGATGTTTTTGCAAATATGCCAAGTGCAGTGAAAAATCAATCTATTAGAGATGCCAAAAGTATCTGTACTAAGTACAAGAAAGCTATCAAGGCTAATTCCAAACTGCCTACTGATAAACAAAAAGTAATCAATGTAGCTACCCTTAAAAAACCTGTCTGTATATGGAATAATCAAAATTATTCACTTAAAGACGGTATTCTTAGTTTTCCCGTTATTATAGATGGGAAATCGCAGCGTATTCAAACTAGAACTATCATGACAGACTATCAGCTAAAACAACTAGAAGGTCATTTGGGAGCATTGCGTATAACTAAGAAAAGCAATAAATATATCGCTCAAATAAGTGTTGAAAAAGTATCTCATATAGTTAAAGGTGATGTTGTAATGGGTGTTGACTTAGGCCTAAAAGTTCCTGCTGTAGCTGTAACCGATTCAGGAAAAACGTTTTTTTTTGGAAACGGTAGGCAAAATAAATACGTCAAACGTAAATATAAAGCGAAACGTAAAAAACTTGGAAAAGCCAAGAAGCTTAAAGTCATTAAAAAGCTTGATGATAAAGAACAACGTTGGATGACAGACCAAGACCACAAAGTAAGTAGAGAAATAATTAATTTTGCAGTAAATAATAATGTTTCTGATATTCGGCTTGAAAAATTAACGAATATCAGAAACACGGCAAGAACAAGCCGTAAAAACGAAAAAAATCTACATACATGGTCATTCTATCGTCTAGCTCAATTCATAGAGTATAAGGCACTATTGAAGGGGATAAAGGTTGAATATGTTGATCCTAAATACACTTCTCAAATATGCCCTGAATGTAAGAAACTAAATAAAGCAAGAGATAGAAAATATAAATGCTCCTGTGGTTTTAAAACACATAGGGATAGAGTAGGTGCTATAAATATAATTAATGCACCTGTAGTAGATGGTAAAAGTCTACTAGCCTAG
- a CDS encoding DUF116 domain-containing protein: protein MELKKGFTKDASGKAFTLLLAIMLMFVLTLLGLLFWLAFKGSTLFYQLIILSSMVLLIIFSLSIALTIYAVIMLWKKKTIPFVIKSVMEMFIGFSYPFIMILGRTLKYDKNMIRRAYTDLNNRLILSGVYDFKGEDILILTPHCIQKSFCPHKITNDIYNCKRCGECDVDDLMALKEKYHLHFHLVTVNSPESPRFQSWDERRFF, encoded by the coding sequence ATGGAGTTAAAAAAAGGTTTTACAAAAGATGCTTCAGGAAAAGCGTTTACTCTTTTATTAGCGATTATGTTGATGTTTGTACTAACCCTGCTGGGTCTATTGTTCTGGCTAGCCTTCAAAGGAAGCACACTTTTTTATCAACTGATTATTTTAAGTAGTATGGTATTGCTAATAATATTTAGCCTATCCATAGCTCTAACGATTTATGCCGTCATCATGCTATGGAAGAAAAAGACAATACCTTTTGTTATTAAAAGCGTGATGGAGATGTTTATAGGGTTTTCTTATCCTTTTATCATGATTTTAGGAAGAACCTTAAAGTATGACAAAAACATGATTAGAAGAGCCTATACAGACTTAAACAATCGATTAATTTTAAGTGGGGTATATGATTTTAAAGGAGAGGATATATTAATTCTAACACCTCACTGTATTCAAAAGTCTTTTTGTCCCCATAAGATTACAAATGATATCTATAACTGTAAGAGATGTGGCGAATGTGATGTAGATGATCTTATGGCTTTGAAAGAAAAATACCATTTGCACTTTCATCTTGTTACAGTAAATTCGCCTGAAAGCCCACGGTTTCAATCGTGGGATGAAAGGCGTTTCTTTTAA
- the rsgA gene encoding ribosome small subunit-dependent GTPase A, translating into MKRGRLIKGIGGFYYVDVDGETYECKARGIFRQMKITPLVGDYVEISITDEQKKLGVMEKIMERSTELIRPTVANVNQAIIVFAVTQPEPNIMLLDRFLVLAESEELEVVICFNKVDLLAEEDYLPIVDRYRAIGYKVLLTSVKRDVGIADLKEVLIGNTSVFAGPSGVGKSTLLNKVHPELQLKTGEISVKTARGKHTTRHAELIAIEKNSWVVDTPGFSALSLDFMEAEDLALYFPEFNEYREECKFSSCQHIDEPKCGIKNALQKNLIAEERHNSYQQFLQEIKSNRRF; encoded by the coding sequence ATGAAAAGAGGTCGGTTGATAAAGGGAATAGGCGGGTTTTACTATGTCGATGTCGATGGGGAAACCTATGAATGTAAAGCTAGGGGTATATTTAGGCAGATGAAGATTACACCTTTAGTAGGAGACTATGTAGAAATCTCTATTACAGATGAACAGAAGAAATTAGGAGTTATGGAAAAAATAATGGAAAGAAGTACGGAGTTAATCCGTCCTACTGTTGCAAATGTAAATCAAGCGATCATCGTCTTTGCTGTTACTCAACCAGAGCCAAATATCATGCTGCTAGATCGTTTTTTAGTGCTGGCAGAAAGTGAGGAATTAGAAGTTGTTATTTGTTTTAACAAAGTAGATTTGCTAGCTGAGGAAGACTATCTTCCGATTGTAGATAGATATCGTGCTATTGGTTATAAGGTATTGTTAACTAGTGTTAAGAGGGATGTAGGCATAGCTGATTTAAAGGAGGTACTGATTGGAAATACCAGTGTTTTTGCAGGACCATCAGGGGTAGGAAAATCCACATTGTTAAATAAAGTGCATCCAGAACTGCAATTGAAAACCGGTGAAATCAGTGTGAAGACAGCCAGGGGTAAACATACCACAAGACACGCGGAGTTAATTGCTATTGAAAAAAACAGTTGGGTGGTAGATACTCCAGGGTTTAGTGCTCTAAGTCTAGATTTTATGGAAGCAGAAGACTTAGCTTTATACTTTCCGGAATTTAATGAATATAGGGAGGAATGTAAATTTTCCTCCTGTCAGCATATTGATGAACCAAAATGTGGTATAAAAAACGCTTTGCAGAAAAACCTGATAGCAGAGGAACGTCATAATAGTTATCAACAATTTTTACAGGAAATTAAAAGCAATAGGAGGTTTTAA
- the rpe gene encoding ribulose-phosphate 3-epimerase, whose protein sequence is MIKLAPSILAADFANLANEVKRVEEVGCDLLHIDVMDGHFVPNITLGPPIVQSLKEKTKMPFDVHLMIENPDQYIGDFVKAGADIISVHSEACRHLHRTIQHIKSYGIKAAVALNPATPLTDIEYVLEDLDMVLIMTVNPGFGGQSFIPGMLNKIKELRGMINKKKLDLDIQVDGGIKPDNVGLVTEAGANVLVAGSAVFNSVDMEATVKEIRRNAK, encoded by the coding sequence ATGATAAAATTAGCCCCTTCTATACTAGCAGCAGATTTTGCAAATTTAGCTAATGAGGTAAAAAGGGTAGAAGAAGTTGGATGTGATTTATTGCATATTGATGTAATGGACGGACACTTTGTGCCCAATATTACATTAGGGCCCCCCATCGTGCAAAGCTTAAAGGAGAAAACCAAAATGCCCTTTGATGTGCATTTAATGATAGAAAATCCAGATCAGTATATTGGGGACTTTGTCAAGGCAGGGGCAGATATTATATCCGTTCACAGTGAGGCATGCAGACACTTGCACCGTACCATACAACATATAAAAAGCTATGGTATTAAAGCTGCAGTGGCCCTTAACCCTGCCACACCATTAACAGATATTGAATATGTATTAGAGGATCTAGATATGGTACTGATTATGACAGTAAACCCTGGTTTTGGGGGACAGTCTTTTATTCCTGGTATGCTGAATAAGATTAAAGAATTAAGAGGGATGATTAACAAAAAAAAACTAGATTTAGATATTCAAGTAGATGGAGGCATTAAGCCAGACAATGTTGGCTTAGTGACTGAGGCTGGAGCCAATGTTCTTGTTGCAGGATCTGCTGTTTTCAACAGTGTAGATATGGAAGCCACCGTAAAAGAAATCAGAAGAAATGCTAAATAG
- a CDS encoding DUF116 domain-containing protein produces the protein MYFGLITQESHCFSCGSVKGGTLARKTIVDLRPKAVIAIACERDLFSGLMDVKKIPILAIINKRPQGPCINTQVDIKEVEEAIAHFIKE, from the coding sequence ATGTACTTCGGTTTAATCACTCAAGAATCCCACTGCTTTAGCTGTGGGAGTGTCAAAGGAGGGACTTTGGCAAGAAAAACGATTGTGGATTTAAGACCTAAGGCGGTAATTGCTATTGCCTGTGAGAGGGATTTGTTCAGCGGCTTGATGGATGTAAAAAAAATCCCTATACTGGCTATTATAAACAAGAGACCTCAAGGACCTTGTATTAATACGCAGGTGGATATAAAAGAAGTGGAGGAGGCAATTGCACACTTTATAAAGGAGTGA
- a CDS encoding Stp1/IreP family PP2C-type Ser/Thr phosphatase — MTVAAITDIGKVREINEDNYCIYEKDIKLYMVADGMGGHKSGEVASFIAINTIKEHISQFITEELEKPSVEGIIFEAFHRANKEIYSKSIEDFNCEGMGTTATMVLMMKDKVYIGHIGDSRAYILRNGELEQITQDHSLVAELVRNGSITEREAMKHPQKNIITRSLGADKKVKVDIFSIDFYEGDLLLLCTDGLTNFVDNYELQNILLEMKDCVEGCNKLVSLANQRGGYDNITVVIAKNSPTGLEGR; from the coding sequence GTGACAGTAGCGGCAATTACTGATATTGGAAAGGTAAGAGAAATTAATGAAGATAATTATTGTATTTATGAAAAAGATATCAAACTATATATGGTGGCGGACGGTATGGGAGGACATAAAAGTGGGGAAGTGGCTAGTTTTATAGCGATAAATACAATAAAAGAGCATATTAGCCAGTTTATCACAGAAGAACTGGAGAAGCCATCCGTGGAGGGGATTATCTTTGAGGCTTTTCACAGGGCAAACAAAGAAATATATAGCAAGTCAATAGAAGACTTTAATTGCGAAGGTATGGGGACTACTGCTACCATGGTTTTAATGATGAAAGATAAGGTGTATATAGGGCATATTGGTGATAGCAGGGCTTATATTTTGAGAAATGGAGAGCTAGAACAAATAACGCAAGACCACTCCTTAGTGGCAGAATTAGTGAGAAATGGAAGTATAACAGAAAGAGAAGCGATGAAACATCCTCAGAAAAACATTATTACTAGATCGTTAGGTGCTGATAAAAAAGTAAAGGTAGATATTTTTTCTATAGATTTCTATGAAGGAGACCTTCTTTTATTATGTACGGATGGTCTGACAAACTTTGTTGACAACTACGAGCTCCAAAATATCTTACTAGAAATGAAGGATTGTGTGGAAGGGTGTAACAAGCTAGTTTCCTTAGCAAATCAACGAGGTGGGTACGATAATATTACAGTAGTTATTGCAAAAAACAGTCCCACTGGTTTAGAAGGTAGGTGA
- the rsmB gene encoding 16S rRNA (cytosine(967)-C(5))-methyltransferase RsmB produces MNARESALKVLYKIDVDQAYSNIALNHELKSQQYNKLDRNFITELVYGTLENFIFADYIIQQFSTVKLNKMDPWTLNLLRLSIYQIFFLDKVPDFAAVNESVDLSKKYCKRASGFINGVLRSIIRSKEKIKMPDKKKDFSKYLSIKYSHPQWMVERFLSYFSEDFTEDLLKTNNETPKLYIRVNTLKITVEEVLQLLLKNEIKVEKSPLIPEALIVEGGFSELETLEIYRKGFIHIQDFSSMLVAKILDPKEDQFIIDVCSAPGGKTTHIAELMKNKGKILARDIHQHKLSLVEKNAKRLGVNIIKVEKFNGKDLDHELLNTADKVLVDAPCSGLGIIRRKPEIKYRKEADVIDVITEMQLKILINASKYVKSGGELLYSTCTIDPNENHKVIEKFLNISSEYELIDISQQYASMLPGSHEEKMIQLYPNVHGTDGFFICKLKKK; encoded by the coding sequence ATGAATGCTAGAGAAAGTGCATTAAAAGTTTTATATAAGATTGATGTAGATCAAGCTTATTCTAATATTGCATTAAATCATGAATTGAAAAGCCAACAATATAATAAGTTAGATAGAAATTTCATTACAGAGTTGGTGTATGGAACTTTGGAAAATTTTATATTTGCTGATTATATTATTCAACAGTTTTCTACAGTGAAGTTAAATAAAATGGACCCGTGGACATTAAATCTACTTCGCCTTAGTATTTATCAAATTTTCTTTTTAGACAAGGTGCCAGATTTTGCTGCAGTAAATGAATCAGTGGATTTATCAAAGAAGTATTGTAAAAGAGCATCGGGATTTATTAATGGTGTATTAAGGAGTATTATTAGAAGTAAAGAAAAGATAAAAATGCCTGATAAGAAAAAGGATTTTTCCAAATACCTATCCATCAAATATTCTCACCCTCAATGGATGGTAGAAAGATTTTTGAGCTACTTTTCTGAAGATTTTACTGAGGACCTTTTAAAAACAAACAATGAAACCCCTAAACTCTATATAAGAGTCAATACATTAAAAATTACTGTAGAAGAAGTTTTGCAGCTGCTTTTAAAAAATGAAATAAAAGTAGAAAAAAGTCCTCTTATTCCAGAAGCTTTAATTGTAGAGGGTGGATTTAGTGAGCTGGAGACATTAGAGATCTATAGAAAAGGTTTTATACATATTCAAGATTTTAGCTCTATGTTGGTAGCAAAAATTTTAGACCCTAAAGAGGACCAATTTATTATAGACGTATGCAGTGCACCGGGGGGAAAAACCACACATATAGCTGAACTAATGAAAAATAAAGGAAAAATTTTAGCTAGAGATATTCATCAGCATAAACTAAGTCTTGTAGAAAAAAATGCTAAAAGATTAGGTGTAAATATCATCAAAGTAGAAAAATTTAATGGTAAAGATTTGGACCATGAACTGCTAAATACAGCAGATAAAGTACTGGTGGACGCCCCTTGTTCTGGTCTAGGGATCATTAGAAGAAAGCCTGAAATCAAGTATCGTAAGGAAGCTGATGTTATTGATGTTATTACAGAAATGCAATTAAAAATTCTTATAAATGCTTCCAAGTATGTAAAAAGTGGTGGGGAGTTACTGTACAGCACTTGCACCATTGATCCTAATGAAAATCATAAAGTTATAGAAAAATTTCTAAACATATCTTCAGAGTATGAGTTGATAGATATAAGCCAACAGTACGCATCCATGCTTCCAGGAAGTCATGAAGAGAAAATGATACAGTTATATCCTAATGTTCATGGCACGGATGGTTTTTTTATTTGTAAATTGAAGAAAAAATAG
- the pknB gene encoding Stk1 family PASTA domain-containing Ser/Thr kinase, producing the protein MIGKILGGRYEIVEKVGGGGMALVYKAKCNLLNRYVAVKILRSEFTSDKDIIEKFKRESQAAASLSHPNIVNLYDVGEEDDIYYIVMEYVKGKTLKEVIKEKGILTLHEIINYTKQIASALQHAHYNHVVHRDIKPHNILVTEDNRAKVTDFGIAIAATSSTITNMGSVIGSVHYFSPEQARGGYTDEKSDLYSLGIVMYEMATGKVPFEGESPIAVALKHIQQEPVPPSEIIPEISKSLEEIILKLMQKDQASRYQNTQSLIENLGKLKEDVVSSEMTMMINHEDSPTQIIPRIKEEDIETPKAPLPKNKKGNNKLMIAAAVAAALIAALLFMFGLFYVSNLNFFRTEDVQVPSLVGKDILEAREMASQLGLELSERSINSTEVPKNEIINQETDAGMKVKKGYPIRVVVSAGPDMAQVPDLRFKEAANAPLMLRNEGLSEGRVTENFSEFPIGVVIEQNPRAGSSVPAGSTVDYVISKGPQVVTFPMPNVVGNTRESAEATLRQLQLQIGAITEAPSNEHAEGRVIFQSIPPETPIAQNAVVNLTISTGPEVIDEPEDVTPPEDETPETPEEDQSASATLSTQNVRIQLPGHSGIVEIAIKRVSDGEEVYKRKHDLDKDGHTVVVPLTGYAKQEFELFVNAQKHKNNIVLR; encoded by the coding sequence ATGATTGGCAAAATACTAGGTGGTCGATATGAAATTGTTGAAAAAGTCGGAGGCGGCGGTATGGCTTTAGTTTATAAGGCCAAGTGCAACTTATTAAATAGATACGTAGCGGTAAAAATATTAAGATCAGAATTTACTAGTGATAAAGACATTATAGAAAAGTTCAAGAGGGAATCTCAAGCCGCTGCAAGCTTGTCCCATCCGAATATTGTAAATCTGTATGATGTTGGAGAAGAAGATGATATTTACTATATTGTTATGGAGTATGTCAAGGGAAAAACTTTAAAGGAAGTAATAAAGGAAAAGGGCATATTAACTTTGCATGAAATTATTAATTATACAAAGCAAATAGCTTCAGCCTTGCAACATGCCCATTATAACCATGTAGTTCATAGAGATATTAAACCCCATAATATTCTAGTCACAGAAGATAATAGAGCAAAGGTAACAGATTTTGGGATTGCTATTGCTGCCACTTCTTCTACCATTACCAATATGGGTAGTGTTATAGGCTCTGTTCACTATTTTTCACCAGAGCAGGCCAGAGGTGGGTATACAGATGAAAAATCCGACTTATACTCATTGGGGATTGTTATGTACGAAATGGCTACAGGAAAAGTACCTTTTGAAGGGGAAAGTCCTATAGCAGTAGCATTAAAGCATATTCAGCAGGAGCCGGTTCCTCCCTCGGAGATTATTCCAGAAATTTCTAAGTCTTTAGAGGAAATTATACTAAAACTGATGCAGAAGGATCAAGCCTCCAGGTATCAAAATACACAAAGTTTAATAGAAAATTTAGGTAAATTAAAGGAAGATGTTGTTAGTAGTGAGATGACGATGATGATCAATCATGAAGACTCACCTACGCAGATCATACCTCGTATTAAGGAAGAAGATATTGAGACACCTAAGGCACCATTGCCTAAAAATAAAAAAGGTAATAATAAGCTAATGATTGCTGCTGCAGTTGCGGCTGCTTTAATTGCAGCATTGTTATTTATGTTTGGACTTTTTTATGTGAGTAACTTAAACTTTTTCAGAACAGAAGATGTGCAGGTTCCAAGTTTAGTAGGCAAGGATATTCTCGAAGCTAGAGAAATGGCTAGCCAATTAGGCTTAGAATTAAGTGAAAGGTCTATAAATAGTACGGAAGTACCAAAAAATGAAATTATTAATCAGGAAACTGATGCTGGTATGAAGGTAAAGAAGGGCTATCCCATCAGAGTAGTGGTAAGTGCAGGTCCAGATATGGCACAGGTGCCGGACTTGCGATTTAAAGAGGCAGCAAACGCCCCCTTGATGCTAAGAAATGAGGGGTTGAGTGAAGGGCGTGTTACAGAAAATTTTAGCGAATTTCCTATTGGTGTTGTAATAGAGCAAAATCCTAGAGCAGGGTCTTCAGTACCGGCAGGATCTACGGTGGATTATGTTATCAGCAAAGGGCCTCAAGTAGTTACTTTTCCAATGCCTAATGTAGTAGGCAATACTAGGGAAAGTGCTGAAGCCACATTAAGACAGTTGCAATTACAAATAGGTGCTATTACAGAAGCACCTAGCAACGAACATGCAGAAGGTCGTGTGATCTTCCAAAGTATTCCTCCAGAAACGCCGATAGCACAAAATGCAGTGGTTAATTTAACGATAAGTACAGGACCAGAAGTAATCGATGAGCCGGAGGATGTAACACCACCAGAAGATGAAACACCAGAAACACCAGAGGAGGACCAAAGCGCGTCAGCAACTTTATCTACTCAAAATGTAAGGATACAATTACCAGGTCATAGCGGGATTGTGGAAATTGCCATCAAGAGGGTATCTGATGGAGAAGAGGTATATAAAAGAAAGCACGACTTGGATAAAGACGGGCATACGGTAGTAGTCCCTCTCACTGGTTATGCAAAACAAGAATTTGAACTGTTTGTAAATGCCCAAAAACATAAGAATAATATTGTACTAAGATAA
- the rlmN gene encoding 23S rRNA (adenine(2503)-C(2))-methyltransferase RlmN has protein sequence MTKIDLLSLRIDEIEDLLEKMGEKKFRGKQIFQWVNKGIKQFDDMTNIGKTLRENLQQNTFITHIKVEKKMVSKIDGTTKYLFILEDKNVIEAVVMKYKHGLTACISSQVGCTMGCSFCASTIGGLVRNLRAGEMMDQILQMQQDLGERISNIVLMGSGEPLHNYKEVIKFLEIVNSEEGLNIGNRHITLSTCGLVPEIRDLADLEIPINLAISLHAPNDEIRQKMMPIAKKYTIKDLMGACKYYLQKTNRRLTFEYALVKEVNDEEVHAKQLGQLLKGLLCYVNLIPVNIVTKGKFQKPREDQVKRFQKVLKMQGVEATIRREMGADINAACGQLRNNYLSKEMEK, from the coding sequence TTGACAAAAATAGATTTACTAAGTTTAAGGATCGATGAAATAGAAGATCTGCTGGAAAAAATGGGAGAGAAGAAGTTTAGGGGAAAGCAAATTTTTCAGTGGGTAAATAAAGGCATAAAACAGTTTGATGACATGACCAATATTGGAAAAACCCTAAGAGAAAACCTACAGCAAAATACTTTTATTACCCATATAAAAGTTGAGAAAAAGATGGTTTCAAAAATAGATGGGACAACAAAATACTTATTTATTTTAGAAGATAAAAATGTTATAGAAGCAGTGGTAATGAAGTATAAACATGGTCTTACTGCCTGTATATCTTCTCAAGTAGGCTGTACTATGGGATGTAGTTTTTGTGCATCTACCATTGGTGGGCTGGTGAGAAATCTAAGAGCAGGAGAAATGATGGATCAAATTCTGCAAATGCAGCAAGACTTAGGTGAAAGAATTTCTAACATTGTTTTAATGGGTAGTGGCGAACCATTGCACAATTATAAGGAAGTGATTAAATTTTTAGAAATCGTCAATAGTGAAGAAGGACTCAATATTGGCAATCGGCACATTACATTGTCTACATGTGGTTTAGTACCTGAGATAAGAGATTTAGCGGACCTAGAAATTCCTATTAACCTAGCCATATCTCTTCACGCACCTAATGACGAAATTAGACAAAAAATGATGCCTATTGCAAAAAAATACACCATCAAAGATCTTATGGGAGCATGTAAGTACTACTTACAAAAAACCAACAGAAGACTCACCTTTGAATATGCATTAGTGAAAGAAGTGAATGATGAAGAAGTTCATGCAAAACAACTGGGTCAATTGTTAAAGGGATTGTTATGCTATGTAAACCTGATACCTGTTAATATTGTAACAAAGGGGAAATTCCAAAAACCTAGGGAAGATCAGGTGAAAAGGTTTCAAAAAGTTTTAAAGATGCAAGGGGTTGAAGCTACTATACGGAGAGAAATGGGTGCAGATATCAATGCAGCCTGTGGCCAGCTGCGAAATAACTACTTAAGTAAAGAAATGGAAAAGTAG
- a CDS encoding zinc metallopeptidase — translation MLYGLGDTTIVFLIPAIIFALYAQSKVKSTFSKYLRVPTRKGYSGYDVARNLLDQNGLKDVPVEMAKGYLSDHYDPRKRILRLSREVYYGNSVASVSVAAHEVGHAIQHARGYVPLTFRNAIYPVASFGSSAAWIFVFGGFIFNTVGLIDLGIFLYTAAVLFQVVTLPVEFNASSRALRLLDSNGFITSQEIGSSQKVLKAAALTYVAAMATALAQLFRLIAIRNRRS, via the coding sequence ATGTTATATGGTTTGGGTGATACGACAATAGTATTTTTGATTCCAGCAATTATATTCGCTTTATATGCACAAAGTAAGGTGAAGTCAACCTTTAGTAAATATTTGCGGGTGCCTACCCGTAAAGGCTATTCTGGCTATGATGTGGCCAGAAATCTTTTGGATCAAAATGGTCTAAAAGATGTACCTGTTGAAATGGCCAAAGGTTATTTATCCGATCACTATGACCCAAGAAAAAGAATTTTGAGGTTATCCAGAGAAGTTTATTATGGAAACTCTGTTGCCTCTGTCAGTGTAGCAGCCCATGAAGTAGGTCATGCTATACAACATGCTAGAGGATATGTGCCCTTAACCTTTAGAAATGCTATTTATCCAGTGGCAAGCTTTGGTTCTTCAGCGGCATGGATTTTTGTATTTGGTGGTTTTATTTTTAATACAGTAGGTTTAATCGATTTAGGTATATTCCTCTATACAGCAGCAGTATTGTTTCAAGTAGTAACATTGCCAGTAGAATTCAATGCCAGTAGCAGAGCCTTAAGGCTATTGGATAGCAATGGTTTTATTACAAGCCAGGAAATCGGATCTTCTCAAAAGGTGCTGAAGGCTGCAGCACTAACTTATGTAGCGGCAATGGCAACTGCTTTGGCACAATTGTTTAGGTTAATAGCTATTAGAAATAGGAGAAGTTAG